From Melitaea cinxia chromosome 30, ilMelCinx1.1, whole genome shotgun sequence, one genomic window encodes:
- the LOC123668255 gene encoding uncharacterized protein LOC123668255, whose amino-acid sequence MNGTVIYAAFDDGDINNSAKVLEFIPYKSLTSKDDRHACLEKSGCEIIISEWHKSKHKYYEKQIIEYNSNDAVNVSITLKKEPRDVSKRFLRQTGINVLENGNSTMHYKKVLTPELDNMNLYVEASNMLNNSCYRITAITYKYVDRQIIPNESRHACLSSCEIIINVDQDDIYCNGTIRKNTTNKKDPASEDIAKKVFGRNDTGGVYWIPSYVSQNQIIYPQLHFDRQKFELPKTTNTTIYSRVIGILKQK is encoded by the exons ATGAATGGCACAGTCATTTATGCAGCTTTTGACGATGGTGATATAAATAATAGCGCGAAAGTTTTGGAATTCATACCTTATAAATCACTAACTTCAAAGG ACGACCGACATGCCTGCCTCGAAAAATCAGGATGTGAAATAATCATATCTGAATGGCATAAAA gcaaacataaatattacgaaaaacAGATTATAGAATATAATTCAAATGACGCTGTCAACGTTTCAATAACATTGAAAAAAGAACCGCGGGATGTTTCGAAAAGATTTCTACGTCAAACAg GAATAAACGTGCTGGAAAATGGCAACTCAACAATGCATTACAAAAAAGTTCTGACCCCAGAATTGGACAACATGAATCTTTATGTGGAAGCAAGTAACATGCTTAACAATTCTTGTTATAGAATAACAGCAATAACGTATAAATATGTAGATCGTCAAATAATACCCA ATGAATCAAGACATGCTTGCCTTAGTTCTTgcgaaataataattaatgtggATCAAGATGACATATATTGTAATGGCACTATTAGAAAGAACACTACCAACAAGAAAGACCCAGCCAGTGAGGATATAGCCAAAAAAGTTTTTGGCAGAAATGATACAGGCG GAGTTTACTGGATACCCAGCTAT GTTTcacaaaatcaaataatataccCGCAACTTCATTTTGACCGTCAAAAGTTTGAACTACCTAAAACAACTAATACTACAATTTATTCCCGTGTTATTGGTATATTGaaacagaaataa
- the LOC123668254 gene encoding LOW QUALITY PROTEIN: DNA-binding protein Ets97D (The sequence of the model RefSeq protein was modified relative to this genomic sequence to represent the inferred CDS: substituted 2 bases at 2 genomic stop codons) has product MEVTDINDLLNVRAIKMENGENSYTEDTECVETSDPLSVIPQYVTESDLGLMQTGTEILEAPLTVFTDTPDEEDTIQSNDSSEEIIEVVQLMDIRTRLSHLRSMLERRLNTDLSDYTFWLQDAKMLENHKTLVEQCIRGTGVVQVNIQIRAFQKKINIMDVLKPDEELLQLPQEEECKLLFYXSQWCNKIRDXLMTVKERDGEGKASEPQAEVIQPHAAAVKWVVDANFRNDHSRARIPDDPAEWSVQHVKLWIQWAVRQFNLRGVKLSDWAIPGSELCCLSNLYFKEKVPSDPGDLFWTHFELLRKCKFIAVVQNDEQPTTVKDVLDMPQSAIKKKPKQLIIQPSNDEDTCPYVTSRNGNNGQIQLWQFLLELLTSAEYFDVIRWHGTEGEFKLLEPERVARLWGKRKHKPAMNYEKLSRALRYYYDGDMIAKVAGKRFVYKFVCDLRQLLGYGAGELAELVKEVYDAKLTEENINIT; this is encoded by the exons atggAAGTTACTGATATAAACGATTTGTTAAATGTTCGAGCTATAAAGATGGAAAATGGTGAAAATAGTTATACAGAGGACACGGAGTGTGTTGAAACGTCCGACCCCCTGTCGGTTATACCACAATACGTCACAGAATCAGATCTAG gTCTCATGCAAACCGGCACAGAAATACTTGAAGCACCATTAACAGTATTCACAGATACTCCCGATGAAGAGGATACAATACAGAGCAATGATTCCAGcg aGGAAATAATAGAAGTGGTACAGCTCATGGATATACGTACGAGGCTTTCACATTTGAGATCGATGCTGGAAAGAAGATTGAACACTGATCTATCAGACTATACATTCTGGTTGCAAGATGCTAAAATG ttGGAAAATCACAAAACTTTAGTCGAACAATGCATACGTGGCACTGGTGTGGTTCaggtaaatatacaaatacgtGCCTTccagaagaaaataaatataatggacGTCCTCAAACCCGATGAAGAGCTGTTACAACTACCGCAAGAAGAGGAatgtaagttattattttattagtcacAATGGTGTAATAAAATACGTGACTGATTGATGACTGTGAAAGAAAGAGATGGAGAAGGAAAGG CATCAGAGCCTCAAGCTGAGGTGATTCAACCCCACGCAGCGGCGGTTAAATGGGTCGTTGATGCGAATTTCCGCAATGACCACAGCCGAGCAAGAATACCAGATGATCCAGCTGAGTG GTCGGTTCAACATGTGAAACTGTGGATTCAATGGGCGGTACGTCAGTTCAATCTCCGCGGGGTAAAGTTGTCGGACTGGGCGATACCGGGATCGGAATTATGCTGTCTTTCGAACTTGTATTTCAA AGAAAAAGTGCCATCCGATCCTGGGGACCTATTTTGGACACACTTCGAATTACTTaggaaatgtaaatttatag CCGTCGTTCAGAACGATGAACAGCCAACAACAGTCAAAGACGTTCTAGACATGCCGCAGTCCGCAATCAAGAAGAAACCCAAACAG TTAATAATCCAACCGTCAAACGACGAAGATACCTGCCCGTACGTCACGTCAAGGAACGGCAACAATGGTCAGATACAGCTGTGGCAATTTCTACTGGAGTTGCTGACAAGTGCGGAATACTTTGACGTCATTCGATGGCATg GTACGGAAGGTGAATTCAAACTCCTAGAACCGGAGAGGGTAGCTCGTCTTTGGGGAAAGCGTAAGCATAAACCAGCCATGAACTATGAGAAGCTTTCGAGAGCTTTACGGTACTATTATGATGGAGATATGATAGCAAAAGTCGCGGGCAAGAG ATTCGTGTACAAATTTGTATGCGACTTACGACAGTTATTGGGTTACGGGGCGGGTGAGCTCGCGGAGTTGGTTAAAGAGGTGTACGACGCTAAATTGactgaagaaaatattaatataacatag